A window of the Salarias fasciatus chromosome 7, fSalaFa1.1, whole genome shotgun sequence genome harbors these coding sequences:
- the LOC115392430 gene encoding ubiquitin-conjugating enzyme E2 Q2-like, with amino-acid sequence MSVSGLKAELKFLESIFDPNHERFRIIDWKPDELSCQFNVTGEKLLIIHCNITESYPSTPPIWFVDSDDPSLAEVLERLEDVRKGSTLLLQQLKRLICDLCRLYNLPQHPDVEMLDQPLPPGPITQERKHGPSDEVTSEEEEEEEMGEQDIDLDQDLDHYDMKEEEPADGKKSEDDGIEKENLAILEKIRKSQRQDHLNGAVSGSVQASDRLMKELREIYRSQSYKTGIYSVELVNDSLYEWHVKLRTVDPDSPLHSDLQVLKEKEGVDYILLNFSYKDNFPFDPPFVRVVSPVLSGGYVLGGGALCMELLTKQGWSSAYSIESVIMQINATLVKGKARVQFGANKNQYNLARAQQSYKSLVQIHEKNGWYTPPKEDG; translated from the exons ATGTCGGTTTCGGGGCTGAAGGCCGAACTGAAGTTTCTGGagtcgatatttgacccgaatCACGAGCGATTCAGAATCATAGACTGGAAACCCGACGAGCTGAGCTGCCAGTTCAACGTAACGGGAGAGAAGCTGCTGATCATTCACTGCAACATCACG GAATCATATCCATCGACGCCGCCAATATGGTTTGTTGACTCTGATGATCCCAGTCTGGCTGAAGTGTTGGAGCGTCTGGAGGATGTGAGGAAAGGCAGCACTTTG ctccttcagcagctgaagCGCCTCATTTGCGACCTCTGTCGGCTTTACAACCTGCCTCAACATCCAGATGTAGAAATGCTGGATCAGCCTCTACCTCCCGGCCCGATTACCCAAGAGAGAAAG CACGGGCCCTCAGATGAGGTGAcgtctgaagaggaggaggaagaagaaatggGAGAG CAGGACATTGACCTGGACCAAGACTTGGACCATTATgacatgaaagaggaggaacCGGCAGACGGGAAGAAGTCAGAGGATGACGggatagaaaaagaaaacctggccattttggaaaaaatccgTAAAAGCCAGAGACAAGATCACTTGAAT GGCGCCGTCTCCGGCTCAGTACAAGCTTCAGACCGCCTAATGAAGGAACTCAGGGAGATCTACAGGTCACAGAGTTACAAGACAG GTATTTATTCAGTCGAACTAGTCAATGACAGCCTTTATGAATGGCACGTCAAGTTAAGGAC GGTCGATCCAGACAGTCCCCTACACAGCGACTTGCAGGTcttaaaagaaaaggaaggcGTGGACTACATTCTTCTCAATTTCTCTTATAAA GATAATTTTCCTTTTGATCCACCTTTTGTACGGGTTGTCTCACCTGTGCTCTCcggagg TTACGTTCTCGGAGGAGGAGCCTTGTGCATGGAACTTCTCACAAAACAG GGCTGGAGCAGTGCCTATTCCATAGAATCTGTCATTATGCAGATCAATGCAACTCTGGTCAAAGGAAAAGCCCGAGTGCAGTTTGGAGCCAATAAG AACCAGTACAATCTTGCCAGAGCACAACAGTCATACAAATCCCTGGTGCAGATTCATGAAAAGAACG GCTGGTACACACCGCCGAAAGAGGACGGATAA
- the parp16 gene encoding protein mono-ADP-ribosyltransferase PARP16 — protein MQPPLLPPDAVRELVCSCLHRDPVAADLRCSLFVAAAQSYKRDSLLRPFPPRYASGDHKDFEELLGDVNSLPGVRELVRLRPGEGDHHLALTHWILSSKSFAVKTLQKEEYVKLCSLTENEGVSAPVPDFLFELEYSDQMNARFERTREGRDVFYAFHGSRLENFHSIIHNGLHCHLNKNSVFGEGTYLTSDLSMAVLYSPHSSGWRESLLGPLLSCVALCEIIDHPDVKCQVKKKDSEIIDRQRSRAKNSEGGDVPQKYFIVTNNQLLRVKYLLVYSQRRHLSRHSRSNSWLLRHHFAIMMSLYLLLLVFIGALNSTTFVSFWNRLFR, from the exons AtgcagccgccgctgctgccaccTGACGCCGTCAGAGAGCTGGTATGCTCCTGTCTGCACAGAGACCCGGTCGCAGCGGACCTCCGCTGCAGCCTGTTTGTTGCCGCTGCGCAGAGCTACAAGAGAGACTCTCTGCTCAGACCTTTCCCTCCCCGATACGCCAGTGGTGACCATAAGGACTTTGAGGAGTTG TTAGGAGATGTGAACTCGCTGCCGGGGGTGAGGGAGTTGGTGAGACTCCGACCTGGAGAAGGAGACCATCACCTGGCCCTCACACACTGGATTCTCTCTTCAAAGAGCTTCGCTGTAAAGACACTACAGAAAGAGGAA TACGTCAAGCTCTGCAGCCTGACGGAGAATGAAGGGGTTTCCGCTCCTGTgccggacttcctgtttgagctGGAGTACTCGGACCAGATGAACGCCAGGTTCGAGAGGACGAGAGAGGGTCGGGACGTCTTCTATGCATTCCACGGCAGCCGCCTGGAGAACTTCCACTCCATCATTCACAACGGGCTGCACTGCCACCTCAACAAG aACTCGGTGTTTGGAGAGGGGACGTACCTCACCAGCGACCTGAGCATGGCGGTCCTCTACAGCCCCCACAGCAGCGGCTGGAGAGAGAGTCTCCTGGGCCCGCTGCTGAGCTGCGTCGCCCTGTGCGAGATCATCGACCATCCAGATGTGAAGTGCCAGGTGAAGAAAAAAG ATTCTGAAATCATCGATCGCCAGCGCTCACGAGCAAAGAACAGCGAAGGAGGGGACGTCCCGCAGAAATACTTCATCGTCACCAACAATCAGCTGCTGAGAGTCAAATACCTGCTGGTTTACTCTCAGAGGAGGCACCTGTCCAG ACATTCCCGCAGCAACTCGTGGCTCCTCAGACACCACTTTGCCATCATGATGAGTCTGTACCTCCTGCTGCTCGTCTTCATCGGTGCCTTGAACTCCACCACCTTCGTGTCCTTCTGGAACAGACTTTTCAGGTGA
- the scamp5a gene encoding secretory carrier-associated membrane protein 5, giving the protein MAENNFPPLPRFIPLKPCFYQDFNEIPDQRRTMCKRLYYLWILNSATLAVNLIGCLAWMCGGGGATNFGMAILWLILFTPCSYVCWFRPIYKAFKTDSSFNFMAFFFVFMAQVVISIIQTVGIPGWGVCGWLATITFFSTNIGSAVVMLIPTVMFTAVAVLSFIALTKVHNFYRGSGGSLGKAQEEWATGAWKNPHVQQAAQQAAMGAAQGAMQQNQYSAAPTYNYDDPM; this is encoded by the exons ATGGCAG AAAACAACTTCCCTCCCCTGCCTCGATTCATCCCCCTGAAGCCATGTTTTTACCAAGACTTCAATGAGATCCCAGACCAGCGTCGCACCATGTGCAAGAGGCTTTACTATCTCTGGATCT TGAACAGCGCCACATTAGCCGTTAATCTGATCGGCTGTCTGGCCTGGatgtgtggcggcggcggagccaCCAACTTCGGCATGGCCATCCTGTGGCTCATCCTCTTCACCCCCTGTTCGTACGTGTGCTGGTTCAGGCCCATCTACAAGGCTTTCAA GACCGACAGCTCTTTCAACTTCATGGctttcttcttcgtcttcatGGCCCAGGTGGTGATCAGTATTATCCAGACTGTTGGCATTCCAGGTTGGGGAGTGTG CGGCTGGCTGGCCACCATCACCTTCTTCAGCACCAACATCGGCTCGGCTGTGGTCATGCTGATTCCCACCGTCATGTTCACTGCCGTGGCAGTGCTCTCCTTCATCGCCCTCACAAAG GTCCACAACTTCTAccgcggcagcggcggcagcctGGGTAAGGCCCAGGAGGAGTGGGCCACGGGGGCCTGGAAGAACCCGCACGTCCAGCAGGCGGCCCAGCAGGCGGCCATGGGCGCGGCGCAGGGGGCCATGCAGCAGAACCAGTACTCGGCGGCTCCCACCTACAACTACGACGACCCGATGTAG